In Clarias gariepinus isolate MV-2021 ecotype Netherlands chromosome 9, CGAR_prim_01v2, whole genome shotgun sequence, a single window of DNA contains:
- the ghra gene encoding growth hormone receptor a, translating to MQSHLSLSLICVLGLLNTHTHGAEHDAGRIDTGPVVPPHLTGCRSRELVTFRCWWSSGTFSNLSEPGALGLFFQKKIIPSSEWQECPEYTPSVQNECYFSRDFTQIWKMYCVQLRSTTHNVTYDEQCFTVENIVYPDPPISLNWTLLNVSRSRMNFDIMVRWAPPPSAEVQTGWMNLKYEVHYRVQNSSHWDKLDLESGTQQSVYGLQTGKHYELRVRCTMSAFKNFGDFSDSVFVHIPSMSSQESMLPMRLLMILGVVVLLIFLILILLSQQHRLMVILLPPVPAPKIKGIDPELLKKGKLDELNSLLSSQNMYKPHSYPDDSWVEFIQIDLEEVAEKNESSDKQRLLGPSRHGSVRCPDSAHKGDDDSGLEMEPEREERHPLVSRSDSTLTPESQIEIEKQLERNDGNNWMNMDFYAQVSDVTPAGGVVLAPEQQNNTLSKKKEEEKEEDRKKKKLDIQLMVIDSNGGYSSENVARHLVPDSPANQDPDQPYHILSPDVEEEKQVSSYISEPPPPFTPLPDYTVVQEVDEQHSLLLNPNSAPQPPPGPQNPTKSPPNMPVGYLTPELLENFTP from the exons ATGCAGAGCCATCTCTCTCTAAGTCTGATCTGTGTGTTAGgactcctgaacacacacacacacggagctgAACATGACGCGGGGCGCATTGACACag gtccAGTCGTGCCCCCTCACCTGACCGGATGTCGTTCCAGGGAGTTGGTGACGTTCCGTTGTTGGTGGAGCTCTGGGACGTTTTCTAACCTTAGTGAGCCTGGAGCGCTCGGCCTCTTCTTCCAGAAGAAAAT cattCCCTCCAGTGAGTGGCAGGAGTGTCCTGAATACACACCCTCTGTACAGAACGAGTGTTACTTCAGCAGAGACTTCACACAGATCTGGAAGATGTACTGTGTCCAGCTGCGCTCCACTACACACAACGTCACGTACGACGAACAGTGTTTCACTGTGGAGAACatcg TGTACCCCGACCCCCCCATCAGTCTGAACTGGACGCTGCTGAACGTCAGTCGGTCTAGGATGAACTTTGACATCATGGTGCGTTGGGCTCCGCCCCCTTCAGCGGAGGTGCAGACCGGCTGGATGAATCTAAAATACGAAGTCCATTACCGCGTCCAGAACTCCTCCCACTGGGACAAG TTGGACCTGGAGAGTGGGACCCAGCAGTCGGTCTACGGGCTCCAAACGGGGAAACACTATGAGCTCAGGGTGCGCTGTACCATGTCCGCCTTTAAGAATTTTGGGGATTTCAGCGACAGCGTCTTTGTCCACATTCCATCCATGTCCAGCCAAg agTCGATGCTCCCCATGAGGCTGCTGATGATCCTGGGTGTTGTGGTGCTGCTGATCTttctcatcctcatcctcctctcACAGCagcacag gttgatGGTGATCTTGCTCCCTCCTGTTCCAGCTCCTAAGATTAAAGGGATCGACCCGGAGCTGTTAAAG AAAGGGAAGCTGGACGAGTTGAACTCTCTGCTCAGCAGTCAGAACATGTACAAACCCCACTCGTATCCTGACGACTCCTGGGTCGAGTTCATCCAGATCGATTTAGAAGAAGTGGCCGAGAAGAACGAGAGCTCGGACAAGCAGCGCCTGCTCGGCCCCTCCCGACACGGCTCCGTCCGGTGCCCGGACTCCGCCCACAAAGGGGACGACGATTCCGGTCTCGAGATGGAACCTGAGAGGGAAGAGCGCCACCCTCTGGTCAGCAGGAGCGACTCGACACTGACTCCGGAGTCACAAATCGAGATTGAAAAACAATTGGAAAGAAACGATGGGAACAACTGGATGAACATGGACTTTTACGCACAGGTGAGTGACGTCACGCCAGCAGGGGGCGTCGTCCTCGCACCTGAGCAACAGAACAACACGCTAagcaagaaaaaagaagaagaaaaggaggaggacaggaaaaagaagaagctcGATATTCAGCTCATGGTGATCGATTCTAACGGTGGATATTCGTCCGAGAATGTCGCCCGCCATCTCGTTCCCGACTCGCCGGCCAATCAGGATCCGGATCAGCCGTATCACATCCTCAGCCCTGATGTCGAGGAGGAGAAGCAGGTGTCCTCCTATATCTCTGAGCCCCCCCCGCCCTTTACTCCTCTCCCAGACTACACAGTCGTGCAGGAAGTGGACGAGCAGCACAGTCTCCTCCTCAATCCTAATTCCGCACCCCAGCCCCCGCCTGGCCCTCAGAATCCCACCAAGTCTCCCCCAAACATGCCTGTTGGGTATCTCACACCAGAGCTGCTGGAGAACTTCACcccatga